The proteins below are encoded in one region of Rhizobacter sp.:
- a CDS encoding polymer-forming cytoskeletal protein, whose product MFAKKKQPPIRTLIGEGTVIRGELQFSDGLRIDGEVQGDVIASEVETSILVISEKARVVGRVKAGHVIINGHVTGPVQADALLELQPKAVIVGDVKYEALEMHQGATIEGELRTLKAEEKPAMIKLAASNAQ is encoded by the coding sequence ATGTTCGCGAAGAAAAAGCAGCCTCCCATTCGCACCCTCATCGGCGAGGGCACGGTGATCCGCGGAGAGCTGCAGTTCTCCGACGGCCTGCGCATCGATGGCGAAGTGCAGGGCGACGTGATCGCCAGTGAAGTGGAAACCAGCATCCTCGTCATCAGCGAAAAGGCCCGCGTCGTGGGGCGTGTGAAGGCCGGTCACGTCATCATCAACGGCCACGTCACCGGCCCGGTTCAGGCCGATGCGCTGCTCGAGTTGCAGCCCAAGGCGGTGATCGTGGGCGACGTGAAGTACGAAGCGCTTGAAATGCACCAGGGCGCCACCATTGAAGGTGAATTGCGCACGCTGAAGGCGGAAGAAAAGCCCGCAATGATCAAGTTGGCGGCTTCCAACGCCCAGTGA
- a CDS encoding DUF5329 family protein codes for MQRRAVMFAALLAAAGANAAPSAAEQARIQRLIAYVEAQTTIRFVRNGSAYSSKDAATFLRKKFEKMGEHVTTAQQFIEQIASKSSTTGEVYQIRFQDGRQIPAARFLGDELKRMDDGR; via the coding sequence GTGCAGCGTCGCGCTGTGATGTTCGCGGCGCTGCTCGCCGCAGCTGGAGCAAACGCCGCCCCGAGCGCCGCCGAGCAGGCCCGCATCCAGCGCCTGATCGCCTACGTCGAAGCGCAGACCACGATCCGCTTCGTGCGCAACGGCTCGGCCTACTCGTCGAAAGACGCGGCCACCTTCCTGCGCAAAAAGTTCGAAAAGATGGGCGAGCACGTCACCACCGCGCAGCAGTTCATCGAGCAGATCGCCTCGAAGTCGAGCACCACGGGCGAGGTCTACCAGATCCGCTTCCAGGACGGCCGGCAGATCCCCGCCGCGCGCTTTCTCGGAGACGAGCTGAAGCGCATGGACGACGGCCGATGA
- a CDS encoding M23 family metallopeptidase translates to MGFGVTAFGIAPLAPDAADLPRRMVTEIVTPEDISSQLEALASHTLQLYRNDLTRPTDTADSLLARLSVADVTAAAFIRSDRTARKLLEGRAGKIVRVRIDESGVLEELVARYPAENSDQFGTHFSRLRITRVGDKFLAGVETAKLESEVRTGTGTIRSSLFAATDEAKIPDPVATQLAEVFSTDIDFRRELRRGDSFHVVYEALTADGEPITWNQASGRVLAAEFVNNNRTYSAVWYQDAHSKGGYYGFDGQSKRRAFLASPMEFSRVTSGFSMRMHPIHKVWRQHLGVDYGAPTGTPVRNVGDGVVEFAGRQNGYGNVVQIRHSNGRATLYAHLSRIDVRNGQRVEQGARIGAVGSTGWATGPHLHFEVKVNGQQQDPLVIAKTSEAVELSPESRAQFTAVAQGLRQQLEVAKANPYRFAQAE, encoded by the coding sequence ATGGGCTTTGGCGTGACCGCCTTCGGCATCGCCCCGCTGGCGCCCGATGCGGCCGACCTGCCGCGGCGCATGGTGACGGAAATCGTCACCCCGGAAGACATCTCGTCGCAGCTGGAAGCGCTGGCCAGCCACACGCTGCAGCTCTACCGCAACGACCTGACGCGCCCAACCGACACCGCCGACAGCCTGCTGGCCCGCCTGAGCGTGGCCGACGTCACGGCGGCTGCCTTCATCCGCAGCGACCGCACCGCGCGCAAGCTGCTCGAAGGCCGCGCCGGGAAGATCGTGCGGGTGCGCATCGACGAATCGGGTGTGCTGGAAGAGCTCGTCGCCCGCTACCCCGCTGAAAACAGCGACCAGTTCGGCACCCACTTCTCGCGCCTGCGCATCACGCGCGTCGGCGACAAGTTCCTCGCCGGCGTGGAAACGGCCAAGCTCGAAAGCGAAGTGCGCACCGGCACGGGCACCATCCGCAGCTCGCTCTTTGCCGCGACCGACGAAGCGAAGATTCCCGACCCCGTGGCCACGCAGCTCGCCGAGGTGTTCTCGACCGACATCGACTTCCGCCGCGAGCTGCGCCGCGGCGACAGCTTCCACGTGGTCTACGAAGCACTCACCGCCGATGGCGAGCCCATCACCTGGAACCAGGCCTCGGGCCGCGTGCTCGCCGCCGAGTTCGTCAACAACAACCGCACTTACTCGGCCGTCTGGTACCAGGACGCGCACAGCAAGGGCGGCTATTACGGCTTCGACGGTCAGAGCAAGCGCCGTGCGTTCCTCGCGAGCCCGATGGAGTTCTCGCGCGTGACCTCGGGTTTCTCGATGCGCATGCACCCGATCCACAAGGTCTGGCGCCAACACCTGGGCGTGGACTACGGCGCTCCCACCGGCACGCCGGTGCGCAACGTCGGTGACGGCGTCGTCGAATTCGCCGGGCGGCAAAACGGCTACGGCAACGTCGTGCAGATCCGCCACAGCAACGGCCGCGCCACGCTCTACGCGCACTTGAGCCGGATCGATGTGCGCAACGGCCAGCGCGTCGAACAGGGCGCCCGCATCGGCGCTGTCGGTTCGACGGGCTGGGCGACCGGGCCGCATCTGCACTTCGAGGTCAAGGTCAACGGCCAGCAGCAAGACCCGCTCGTGATCGCCAAGACCTCCGAGGCCGTGGAGCTCTCACCCGAATCGCGCGCGCAGTTCACCGCCGTGGCACAGGGGCTGCGCCAGCAGCTCGAAGTGGCCAAGGCCAACCCCTACCGCTTCGCCCAAGCGGAGTGA
- the erpA gene encoding iron-sulfur cluster insertion protein ErpA, whose amino-acid sequence MSALAHEVQTPAADAPPVPLVFTDSAANKVKELVDEEGNPDLKLRVFVQGGGCSGFQYGFTFDEIVNEDDTQMNKNGVTLLIDAMSLQYLAGAEIDYKDDLQGAQFVIKNPNATTTCGCGSSFSV is encoded by the coding sequence ATGAGCGCCCTGGCACACGAAGTTCAAACCCCTGCAGCCGATGCCCCCCCGGTGCCGCTGGTCTTCACCGACAGCGCAGCCAACAAGGTGAAGGAACTGGTCGACGAGGAAGGCAATCCCGACCTGAAGCTGCGTGTCTTCGTGCAGGGCGGTGGCTGCTCGGGCTTCCAGTACGGCTTCACCTTCGACGAGATCGTCAACGAAGACGACACGCAGATGAACAAGAACGGCGTCACGCTGCTGATCGACGCCATGAGCCTGCAGTACTTGGCGGGTGCCGAGATCGACTACAAGGACGACCTGCAAGGCGCCCAGTTCGTGATCAAGAACCCCAACGCGACGACGACCTGCGGCTGCGGGTCGAGCTTCTCGGTCTGA
- a CDS encoding tyrosine--tRNA ligase, with amino-acid sequence MSLSEEKTSPAAKYPVTDKVLEALAISRRGCDELLPEADWLAKLARSEATGVPLRIKLGLDPTAPDIHVGHTVVLNKMRQLQDIGHQVIFLIGDFTSMIGDPSGRNTTRPPLTPEQIKANAETYYKQASLVLDPAKTEIRYNSEWSDPLGARGMIQLAARYTVARMMERNDFHDRFKAGTPISVHEFLYPLMQGYDSVALKSDLELGGTDQKFNLLMGRTLQAEYGQEPQCILTMPLLEGLDGVEKMSKSKGNYIAITEPANGMFAKILSISDELMWKYFTLLSFKPEAEIAKLKAEVEAGRNPKDAKVMLAKEITTRFHSAAAAEAAEADFNNRARGGVPDDIPEVSLGGAPLGIGALLKQANLAPSTSEAGRLIDGGGVKVDGGVVSDKGLKLNAGTYVVQVGRRKFARVTLA; translated from the coding sequence ATGTCTTTGTCAGAAGAAAAGACCTCCCCCGCGGCCAAGTACCCCGTCACCGACAAGGTGCTGGAAGCGCTGGCCATCAGCCGCCGGGGATGCGATGAGCTGCTTCCTGAAGCCGACTGGCTGGCCAAACTGGCTCGTTCAGAAGCAACGGGCGTGCCACTGCGCATCAAGCTCGGCCTCGACCCGACCGCGCCCGACATCCACGTCGGCCACACGGTGGTGCTCAACAAGATGCGCCAGCTGCAGGACATCGGCCACCAGGTCATCTTCCTGATCGGCGACTTCACCTCGATGATCGGCGACCCCTCGGGCCGCAACACCACCCGCCCGCCGCTCACGCCCGAGCAGATCAAGGCCAACGCCGAGACCTACTACAAGCAGGCGAGCCTGGTGCTCGACCCGGCCAAGACCGAGATTCGCTACAACAGCGAATGGAGCGACCCGCTGGGGGCGCGCGGCATGATCCAGCTCGCCGCGCGCTACACGGTAGCGCGCATGATGGAGCGCAACGACTTCCACGACCGCTTCAAGGCCGGCACGCCGATCAGCGTGCACGAGTTCCTCTACCCGCTGATGCAGGGCTACGACTCGGTGGCACTCAAGAGCGACCTCGAGCTCGGCGGCACCGACCAGAAGTTCAACCTGCTGATGGGCCGCACGCTGCAGGCCGAATACGGGCAGGAGCCGCAGTGCATCCTGACGATGCCGCTGCTCGAAGGGCTCGATGGCGTCGAGAAGATGTCCAAGAGCAAGGGCAACTACATCGCGATCACCGAGCCGGCGAACGGCATGTTCGCGAAGATCCTGTCCATCAGCGACGAGCTGATGTGGAAGTACTTCACCCTCCTGAGCTTCAAGCCCGAAGCCGAGATCGCGAAGCTCAAGGCCGAGGTCGAAGCCGGTCGCAACCCCAAGGATGCGAAGGTGATGCTCGCCAAGGAGATCACCACCCGCTTCCACAGCGCCGCGGCGGCTGAGGCGGCCGAGGCCGATTTCAACAACCGCGCGCGCGGGGGTGTGCCCGACGACATCCCCGAGGTGTCGCTCGGCGGCGCGCCGCTCGGCATTGGTGCTCTGCTGAAGCAAGCCAACCTCGCACCTTCGACCAGTGAAGCAGGTCGTCTCATTGACGGAGGGGGTGTCAAGGTTGACGGCGGTGTTGTCAGCGACAAAGGCCTGAAGCTCAACGCCGGCACTTATGTTGTGCAAGTGGGCCGACGCAAGTTCGCCCGCGTGACGCTGGCCTGA
- a CDS encoding anhydro-N-acetylmuramic acid kinase, which yields MAELFAGLMSGTSLDGVDGVLAEFSASGFPKVISHAYRAFPEALREELLALNTSGADELHRSALASNTLATLYIEVVAELLANANIDARAVRAIGSHGQTVRHRPGLGYTWQINSPSLLAERSGIAVVADFRTRDVAAGGQGAPLVAAFHRALFGQEGETRAVLNLGGISNLTALLASGHTTGFDCGPANVLMDLWCLRHTGQRFDADGAWAAQGTVQAGLLDLLLQEPYFAELPPKSTGRDLFNVAWLEGRLRAHGPCHPVDVQATLCELTAVTCTDAVKAHAADANELLVCGGGALNLHLMGRLAHHLPGMAVRPSDARGLPAQHVEAAAFAWLAYRHAHGLPGNLSAVTGASGPRVLGAWYPA from the coding sequence ATGGCTGAATTGTTTGCAGGGCTGATGTCGGGCACCTCGCTCGACGGGGTGGACGGTGTGCTGGCCGAGTTCTCGGCGAGCGGCTTTCCGAAGGTCATCTCACACGCCTACCGGGCCTTCCCGGAAGCGCTGCGTGAAGAGCTGCTGGCGCTCAACACCTCGGGCGCCGACGAGTTGCACCGCTCGGCGCTGGCGTCCAACACGCTGGCCACGCTCTACATCGAGGTGGTGGCCGAATTGCTCGCCAACGCGAACATCGATGCGCGCGCCGTGCGCGCCATCGGCAGCCACGGCCAGACGGTGCGCCACCGGCCGGGCCTTGGCTACACATGGCAGATCAACAGCCCGAGCCTGCTCGCCGAACGCAGCGGCATCGCGGTGGTGGCCGACTTCCGCACCCGTGACGTGGCCGCCGGCGGGCAAGGCGCGCCGCTGGTCGCCGCATTCCACCGGGCGCTCTTTGGCCAGGAGGGTGAGACACGTGCCGTGCTCAACCTTGGCGGCATCAGCAACCTCACCGCCCTGCTCGCCAGCGGCCACACCACCGGCTTCGACTGCGGCCCGGCCAACGTGCTGATGGACCTCTGGTGCCTGCGCCACACCGGCCAGCGCTTCGACGCCGACGGCGCATGGGCGGCGCAAGGCACCGTGCAAGCCGGCCTGCTCGACCTGCTGCTGCAAGAACCCTATTTCGCGGAGCTACCACCCAAGAGCACCGGGCGCGACCTGTTCAACGTCGCCTGGCTCGAGGGCCGTCTGCGGGCGCATGGGCCCTGTCACCCCGTCGACGTGCAGGCCACGCTGTGCGAGCTGACGGCGGTGACCTGCACCGATGCAGTCAAGGCTCATGCGGCGGATGCGAACGAATTGCTGGTCTGCGGAGGCGGCGCCCTCAACCTGCACCTGATGGGGCGCCTGGCCCATCACCTGCCCGGCATGGCCGTGCGGCCGAGCGACGCGCGCGGCCTGCCGGCACAGCACGTGGAAGCCGCCGCCTTCGCTTGGCTGGCCTACCGGCATGCCCACGGCTTGCCGGGCAACCTGAGCGCCGTCACCGGCGCCAGCGGCCCTCGCGTGCTCGGGGCCTGGTACCCCGCCTGA
- the rplM gene encoding 50S ribosomal protein L13, which produces MKTFSAKPAEVTHEWFVIDATDKVLGRVASEVALRLRGKHKAIYTPHVDTGDFIVVVNADKLRVTGNKANDKVYYRHSGFPGGIYGTKFKDMQAKHPGRALEKAVKGMLPKGPLGYAMVKKLKVYAGGSHPHAAQQPKALEI; this is translated from the coding sequence ATGAAGACCTTCAGCGCCAAGCCGGCCGAAGTGACGCACGAGTGGTTTGTGATTGACGCCACCGACAAGGTGCTCGGACGTGTTGCCAGCGAAGTGGCACTCCGTTTGCGCGGCAAGCACAAGGCCATTTACACGCCTCACGTCGACACCGGCGATTTCATCGTCGTCGTCAATGCAGACAAGCTCCGCGTGACGGGCAACAAGGCCAACGACAAGGTGTATTACCGCCACTCCGGTTTCCCGGGCGGCATCTACGGCACCAAGTTTAAGGACATGCAAGCCAAGCACCCCGGCCGCGCGCTGGAGAAGGCCGTCAAGGGCATGCTGCCTAAAGGCCCGCTCGGCTACGCGATGGTGAAGAAGCTGAAGGTGTACGCCGGTGGTTCCCACCCGCACGCCGCCCAGCAGCCCAAGGCGCTGGAAATCTAA
- the rpsI gene encoding 30S ribosomal protein S9, whose amino-acid sequence MIGNWNYGTGRRKSSVARVFIKKGTGQILVNGKPVDQYFGRQTSIMVVRQPLVLTANDAAFDVKVNVHGGGESGQAGAVRHGITRALIDYDAALKPELSRAGFVTRDAREVERKKVGLHGARRRKQFSKR is encoded by the coding sequence ATGATCGGAAATTGGAACTACGGAACCGGCCGCCGCAAGTCTTCGGTGGCACGCGTGTTCATCAAGAAGGGCACTGGCCAGATCCTCGTCAACGGCAAGCCCGTCGACCAGTACTTCGGTCGCCAGACGTCCATCATGGTCGTGCGCCAGCCCCTCGTGCTGACCGCCAATGACGCCGCGTTCGACGTCAAGGTCAACGTGCACGGCGGCGGCGAGTCCGGCCAAGCCGGTGCGGTGCGCCACGGCATCACCCGCGCCCTGATCGACTACGACGCAGCACTCAAGCCCGAACTGAGCCGCGCCGGCTTCGTCACGCGCGACGCGCGTGAAGTCGAACGGAAGAAGGTCGGCCTCCACGGCGCCCGTCGCCGCAAGCAGTTCAGCAAGCGCTGA